In Trichocoleus desertorum ATA4-8-CV12, a genomic segment contains:
- a CDS encoding alpha/beta hydrolase has product MPKVHVNGLDINYKIYGEGDPLLMMMGLSFSLLDWGTKLPKLLAQHYKVILFDNRDAGETSPATGTYTTAQMAGDAAGLLKVLGETKAHVFGISMGGMVAQQFALNHADQLNKLVLGCTMAGGTCSQFNPPAGLGNGSILEQLFPLEFLQTNQSRLIEFFQTTAPYHSQGEALIRQYQAMSTHDTCDLLDKITAPTLVITGDGDRIIPPQNSEFLAQNIPAAKLEVLADAGHAFCFSHPEVTAAAIINFLQS; this is encoded by the coding sequence ATGCCCAAAGTTCATGTCAACGGTCTTGATATCAACTACAAAATTTATGGTGAAGGAGATCCACTCTTAATGATGATGGGTCTCAGCTTTAGTTTGTTAGATTGGGGCACTAAACTCCCAAAACTACTGGCCCAGCATTACAAAGTCATTTTGTTTGACAACCGAGATGCGGGAGAAACGAGCCCAGCGACTGGAACCTATACCACAGCTCAAATGGCAGGAGATGCCGCAGGTTTATTAAAAGTGTTGGGTGAGACGAAAGCGCATGTGTTCGGCATCAGTATGGGTGGTATGGTAGCTCAACAATTTGCCCTCAATCATGCTGACCAACTCAACAAATTGGTTTTAGGCTGCACGATGGCAGGCGGCACTTGTAGCCAGTTTAATCCTCCTGCGGGACTTGGGAATGGCAGCATTTTAGAGCAGCTTTTTCCGTTAGAGTTTTTGCAAACGAATCAAAGCCGTTTAATTGAATTTTTTCAAACCACTGCACCCTACCACAGCCAAGGAGAAGCGCTGATCCGCCAGTATCAAGCGATGAGCACCCATGATACCTGTGACTTGTTAGATAAAATTACGGCTCCAACGTTGGTAATTACAGGAGATGGCGATCGCATTATTCCACCACAAAACAGTGAGTTTTTGGCTCAGAATATCCCTGCTGCCAAGTTAGAAGTGCTTGCAGACGCAGGTCATGCCTTCTGCTTCAGTCATCCGGAGGTTACAGCAGCGGCAATCATCAATTTCCTACAGAGCTAG
- a CDS encoding fatty acid desaturase encodes MRARKKVDYYLIAFILLVLAADLVIFLFSPTILIPIVWAIASLPLKGWICSWNHHHQHCKFFSVSWANRLIELIMGLHTGIVGETWVLHHTLGHHLNYLDQTKDESAWKNANGKLMSHLEYTFRVGILAYPIALNVGKRYPKSRNKLIQNILLTAVVLGLLAWINWANTLIIFIIPMIVLLFLTAHVTYHHHAGLDQADPYQATYNITDRWYNFFTCNLGYHTAHHLQCGRHWSELPQFHEEIKEKIPSHLYQDPGFPFSLMTKIEKAFSRPSSKIPNF; translated from the coding sequence ATGCGTGCCAGAAAAAAAGTCGATTACTACCTAATCGCGTTCATCTTGTTGGTTTTAGCGGCTGATTTGGTCATTTTTCTATTCAGTCCTACTATATTAATCCCTATTGTTTGGGCGATCGCCAGTCTCCCTCTCAAAGGATGGATCTGTAGCTGGAACCATCACCATCAACATTGCAAATTCTTTAGTGTCTCCTGGGCCAACCGTCTGATCGAACTCATTATGGGGTTGCATACGGGAATTGTCGGAGAAACCTGGGTTCTGCACCATACGCTCGGCCACCATCTTAACTATTTAGACCAAACCAAAGATGAATCTGCCTGGAAAAACGCCAATGGGAAATTAATGTCCCATCTGGAATACACCTTTAGAGTAGGAATTCTGGCCTACCCGATCGCATTGAACGTAGGGAAACGCTACCCAAAATCCCGAAACAAGCTGATTCAGAACATTCTTCTGACGGCAGTCGTGTTGGGGTTACTGGCTTGGATTAATTGGGCCAATACTTTAATCATTTTCATCATTCCGATGATCGTGCTGTTATTCCTGACCGCTCACGTCACCTATCACCATCATGCTGGACTGGATCAAGCAGATCCTTATCAAGCAACTTATAACATCACAGATCGTTGGTACAACTTTTTTACGTGCAATTTGGGATACCATACCGCTCACCACCTTCAATGTGGGCGACATTGGAGCGAATTACCCCAGTTTCATGAGGAAATCAAAGAAAAAATTCCCTCACATTTGTATCAAGACCCCGGCTTCCCCTTTTCACTAATGACAAAGATTGAAAAAGCATTCTCACGACCATCCAGCAAGATACCTAATTTTTGA
- a CDS encoding LuxR family transcriptional regulator: MISLQLLFEEIHQLEDEDDLRSHLAPKIGEYFAAKRSGIFFFDQLLAVGAASPLKNRNLQKVLNIALSLEHNPVARYVAERHTPVHEGVVTSPKAWAIICPRPDHWHVMAGPLIDRGQLVGSVGCTRDKSMPAFNHQDLADLSAVCLHLSVWTATVRCAQNLALEPQCQPLSRDRLTPRELQIAELVALGRTNAEIGHQLWITENSVKQALKRMFRKLEVSSRAEMVAQLLDTRLRSSHLV; encoded by the coding sequence ATGATTTCCTTGCAGCTTTTGTTTGAAGAAATTCACCAGCTAGAAGATGAAGATGACTTGCGATCGCACCTTGCACCAAAAATTGGTGAGTATTTTGCAGCCAAGCGATCAGGGATATTCTTCTTCGACCAGCTTTTAGCCGTTGGCGCAGCCTCTCCTTTGAAGAATCGCAATCTTCAAAAAGTCCTGAACATTGCTTTATCCCTCGAACATAATCCCGTGGCGCGTTATGTGGCGGAGCGTCATACGCCTGTCCATGAAGGAGTGGTGACATCACCCAAGGCATGGGCAATCATTTGTCCTCGTCCTGATCATTGGCATGTTATGGCAGGGCCACTCATTGATCGGGGTCAATTAGTAGGTTCAGTGGGCTGTACCCGTGATAAATCAATGCCTGCCTTTAATCACCAAGATTTAGCTGATTTAAGTGCCGTTTGTTTACACTTATCCGTTTGGACAGCCACTGTACGATGCGCGCAAAACCTAGCTTTGGAGCCCCAGTGTCAACCCCTTAGCCGCGATCGCCTGACCCCTCGTGAATTGCAAATTGCCGAATTAGTGGCTTTAGGGCGAACCAATGCAGAAATTGGCCATCAACTTTGGATTACAGAAAATTCTGTGAAGCAAGCCTTAAAGCGCATGTTTCGTAAGCTTGAGGTCTCATCCCGTGCAGAAATGGTTGCACAGCTTCTAGACACAAGGCTTCGTTCATCCCATCTAGTCTGA
- a CDS encoding glutathione S-transferase domain-containing protein, which translates to MIQCNSCLGFYSQRQRVSCLHSISHIWLHSYSYLYAAVIGTIVIQRLIVPTQGGQPDESKIQAAIAPAKTALGAIESLTVGSPYLLGSEISIADFFLIPIFIYFSQTPEFDAITAQAPKLQTWWKTVSELPVVKKVCA; encoded by the coding sequence ATTATTCAGTGCAATAGTTGTCTTGGCTTCTATTCACAGCGTCAGCGTGTTAGCTGTCTCCACTCGATCAGCCACATTTGGCTTCATTCATATAGCTATCTTTATGCCGCTGTGATTGGTACAATCGTGATCCAACGCCTCATTGTGCCTACTCAAGGTGGCCAACCAGACGAGAGCAAAATTCAAGCTGCGATCGCCCCTGCCAAAACAGCCTTAGGAGCAATTGAGTCACTAACGGTTGGCAGTCCCTATCTCTTAGGCAGCGAGATTAGTATTGCTGATTTCTTTTTGATTCCAATCTTTATCTATTTTTCGCAAACTCCAGAGTTTGATGCGATTACGGCTCAAGCTCCCAAACTCCAGACCTGGTGGAAAACAGTGAGCGAACTACCTGTGGTCAAAAAAGTATGTGCCTAA
- a CDS encoding HAMP domain-containing protein, whose translation MLRSSKTKALPLQLVLIVPFVLQIFGAVGLVGYLSFRNGQKAVNELAEQLMERTSNTVDQHLDSYLSVPHKVAQINADAIRMGLLDVRDREMLGKYFWHQMQAYDVSYIGVGLTTGEGVGAARYDGKTVTMDDWSAKPPNNWTSYALDSQGDRTHVLETLDWSNFQQPWYTGPVKAGKPIWSPIYVINYPNEVYIATSAGRPIYNANNQLLGMVSIDVSLLKLSNFLRSLEVSRTGQVFILEQDGTLIANSGEAQPFTLVKGEIQRLKAIDSSDPVVQQVAQQIQKRFNNSSKIKATQELQLDLQGESHHVHITPWRDEYGLDWLVVMSVPDSAFMGQINANTRSTIWLCLGALGVASVLGLFTSRWIIRPILRLNRASEAMASGDLDQRVEDSGIGEFNILATSFNHMAGQLRESFAALEQSNEELEDRVERRTIELKNVLGELQRTQAQVLQSEKMSSLGQLVAGVAHEINNPVNFIHGNLTYVQEYTQSLLALMQLYQQHYSKPISEIQTMAEEIDLEFLQTDLPKMLSSMRVGTDRIRQIVLSLRNFSRMDESEIKPVNIHEGLDSTLMILQHRLKAHPDRAEIEVVKEYSDLPLVECYAGQLNQVFMNILTNAIDAMEENNANRMSQGMQVKPSQITIRTAVIDDQWVQIAIADNGPGVPLAIQQRIFDPFFTTKAIGKGTGMGMSISYQIITEKHNGQLGCFSILGEKTEFTIQIPIWQQSQSVALVGAEKEG comes from the coding sequence ATGCTTCGTTCCAGCAAAACTAAAGCGCTACCATTGCAGCTTGTGCTGATTGTTCCATTTGTTTTGCAAATTTTTGGGGCGGTGGGGCTCGTTGGCTATCTCTCCTTTAGGAATGGGCAGAAAGCGGTCAATGAGTTGGCGGAGCAGTTGATGGAACGCACAAGCAACACGGTTGATCAGCACTTAGATTCTTATCTGTCGGTTCCACATAAGGTGGCCCAGATTAATGCTGATGCGATTCGTATGGGATTGCTGGATGTCCGCGATCGCGAAATGCTTGGCAAGTATTTCTGGCACCAAATGCAAGCCTATGATGTCAGCTACATCGGCGTTGGGCTGACCACAGGTGAGGGGGTGGGAGCCGCTCGTTATGATGGCAAAACGGTCACGATGGATGATTGGAGTGCTAAACCTCCCAATAACTGGACTAGCTATGCATTAGATAGTCAGGGCGATCGCACTCATGTGCTAGAAACTTTGGATTGGAGCAACTTTCAACAACCGTGGTACACAGGCCCAGTCAAAGCAGGTAAACCAATCTGGTCTCCGATCTATGTGATTAACTATCCCAATGAGGTTTATATTGCCACCTCAGCGGGTCGTCCCATCTACAATGCGAATAATCAATTGCTGGGCATGGTCAGCATTGATGTTTCTCTCCTAAAGCTCAGTAATTTCTTGCGGAGTTTAGAAGTCAGTCGAACGGGCCAAGTTTTCATTTTGGAGCAAGACGGAACCTTAATTGCTAACTCTGGGGAAGCACAACCTTTCACGTTGGTTAAAGGAGAGATTCAGCGGCTAAAAGCGATCGATAGCTCCGATCCGGTCGTACAACAAGTGGCCCAACAAATCCAAAAACGCTTTAACAACTCCTCCAAAATCAAGGCCACTCAGGAATTACAGCTTGATCTACAGGGAGAGTCGCATCATGTCCACATTACTCCCTGGCGCGATGAATATGGCTTGGATTGGCTAGTTGTGATGAGCGTGCCAGATAGCGCCTTCATGGGCCAAATTAATGCTAATACTCGCAGCACCATTTGGCTTTGTTTAGGAGCTTTGGGCGTTGCTTCTGTATTGGGCCTTTTTACTTCCCGCTGGATCATTCGCCCGATTCTGCGGCTAAATCGAGCCAGTGAAGCAATGGCATCTGGGGACTTAGATCAGCGGGTAGAAGATAGCGGCATTGGAGAATTCAACATCCTTGCTACTTCCTTTAACCACATGGCAGGGCAGCTACGCGAGTCATTTGCAGCTCTGGAACAAAGCAATGAAGAACTGGAAGACCGAGTAGAACGACGTACAATTGAACTCAAAAATGTCTTAGGGGAGTTGCAACGCACTCAAGCTCAAGTCCTTCAGAGCGAGAAAATGTCTAGCTTGGGCCAGCTGGTTGCTGGGGTCGCCCATGAGATTAATAATCCAGTTAATTTTATTCATGGCAATCTCACTTATGTACAGGAATACACTCAAAGTTTGCTAGCGCTAATGCAGCTGTATCAACAGCACTATTCCAAGCCTATTTCTGAGATTCAGACTATGGCTGAAGAGATCGATCTGGAGTTTTTACAAACAGACTTACCCAAGATGTTGTCTTCCATGAGAGTAGGCACCGATCGCATTCGTCAGATTGTGTTGTCCCTGCGAAACTTCTCCCGTATGGATGAATCAGAGATCAAGCCTGTGAATATCCATGAAGGTCTTGATAGTACGCTGATGATTTTGCAGCATCGCCTCAAAGCTCACCCAGACAGAGCAGAAATTGAGGTGGTTAAAGAGTACAGCGATCTCCCCCTAGTAGAATGCTATGCGGGCCAACTGAATCAAGTGTTCATGAACATTCTCACTAATGCGATCGACGCAATGGAAGAGAATAATGCCAACAGAATGTCTCAAGGGATGCAGGTCAAACCTAGCCAGATTACAATTCGCACCGCTGTTATTGATGATCAATGGGTGCAAATTGCGATCGCAGACAATGGCCCTGGTGTTCCGCTAGCGATTCAGCAACGCATTTTCGATCCCTTCTTTACCACAAAAGCAATTGGTAAAGGAACAGGCATGGGCATGTCAATCAGCTACCAAATTATTACTGAAAAACATAACGGTCAATTAGGTTGTTTCTCAATCCTAGGAGAGAAAACTGAGTTTACCATTCAGATCCCAATTTGGCAGCAAAGCCAGTCGGTAGCACTAGTGGGAGCGGAGAAAGAGGGATGA
- a CDS encoding ATP-binding cassette domain-containing protein → MESRVLLRAENLSYNLTADRTLFQGIDVSIQVGDRIALVGPNGVGKSTLLQLLVGQLQPTSGFVSQKDSIYYLPQISTLPIEQKQQTVLEWLSSIADDWWAIADILETKLATVVDLSLPVANLSGGELTKLFLAVGLVQEPRILLLDEPTNHMDLEALEILKRFLHEFSGAFVIVSHKPFFLDQVANITWELTSTGIQVYGGNFSFYKAQKAIAQENADRSHEVAKKELKRAREAALKEQQRAARSQREGRLQAFDNSMSKAAKRYFANRASATAGTAGQKHDAALAQAQQKLVETKIKTTKATLIRLEERPRKVRNLIDIQGADLRVGDRTLIKNIQLHVKTGDRVTILGANGSGKSSLVKAILGLAGTEAVLEAGEVRLAPDLRVVYLDQTYGVVDRQKTVLENMQAANPQLSYQLLRQQLGHFLFFNETVYQSAAGLSGGELARLAIAMISISAVDLLILDEPTNNLDTVTVEPMITALNQYQGALWVISHDLDFLSQIGITKALRLNNQALQPTTYLPGDPTNFYRELLA, encoded by the coding sequence ATGGAATCGAGAGTTCTCTTGCGGGCAGAAAATCTTAGTTACAACTTAACGGCAGATAGAACTTTATTTCAGGGGATTGACGTTAGCATTCAAGTGGGCGATCGGATTGCGCTTGTTGGCCCGAATGGTGTTGGTAAATCGACTTTGTTACAGTTGTTGGTAGGCCAGCTACAGCCTACTTCTGGCTTTGTTAGTCAAAAAGACAGCATCTACTATTTGCCACAAATTAGCACATTACCCATAGAGCAAAAACAGCAGACTGTGTTGGAATGGCTCAGCTCGATCGCTGATGACTGGTGGGCGATCGCTGACATCTTAGAGACCAAATTAGCAACGGTAGTAGATCTCTCCCTCCCAGTTGCCAATTTGAGCGGGGGTGAGCTGACCAAGCTATTTCTAGCGGTTGGTTTGGTGCAAGAGCCACGCATCTTGTTACTGGATGAGCCAACTAATCACATGGATCTAGAAGCGCTGGAGATTCTCAAACGGTTTCTCCACGAGTTTTCTGGCGCTTTTGTGATTGTCTCGCATAAACCTTTCTTCTTAGATCAGGTCGCGAACATCACTTGGGAGCTAACATCGACAGGCATTCAGGTTTACGGGGGTAACTTCTCGTTCTACAAAGCGCAAAAAGCGATCGCCCAAGAGAATGCCGATCGCTCCCATGAGGTAGCTAAAAAAGAACTAAAACGGGCCAGAGAAGCAGCGCTCAAAGAACAGCAACGAGCAGCGCGATCGCAACGAGAGGGCAGATTACAAGCTTTCGACAACAGTATGAGCAAAGCGGCGAAACGTTATTTTGCCAACCGAGCCTCGGCAACCGCAGGAACGGCGGGCCAAAAACATGATGCAGCACTAGCCCAAGCTCAGCAGAAGCTGGTAGAAACCAAAATCAAAACCACCAAAGCCACGCTGATTCGTTTGGAGGAGAGGCCACGCAAAGTCAGAAATTTGATTGATATCCAAGGTGCTGATCTAAGAGTGGGCGATCGCACTTTGATCAAAAACATTCAACTACACGTAAAAACAGGCGATCGAGTTACTATCTTGGGAGCCAATGGTTCTGGTAAATCAAGTTTAGTGAAAGCGATTCTGGGATTGGCAGGAACAGAGGCAGTTCTAGAGGCAGGAGAAGTGCGGCTAGCGCCAGACCTACGAGTAGTTTATCTGGATCAAACTTATGGCGTAGTCGATCGCCAGAAAACCGTCTTAGAGAATATGCAAGCAGCCAATCCCCAACTGAGCTACCAATTGCTCCGCCAACAACTGGGACATTTTCTCTTTTTCAATGAAACGGTGTATCAATCTGCTGCTGGGTTGAGTGGTGGCGAACTGGCTCGACTGGCGATCGCGATGATTAGTATCTCAGCAGTAGATTTATTGATTTTGGATGAACCCACCAATAATCTAGATACTGTTACTGTGGAGCCAATGATTACAGCGCTGAATCAATATCAGGGTGCTCTGTGGGTGATCTCCCATGACCTCGATTTTCTCAGCCAGATCGGCATCACCAAAGCCTTGCGATTAAACAATCAAGCTTTGCAGCCGACAACCTACCTTCCTGGCGACCCAACGAACTTTTATCGAGAATTGCTTGCGTAA
- a CDS encoding RNA 2'-phosphotransferase: protein MNRDRLVKVSKYLSKHLRHQPERLNLALGAGGWVAVDELLTACAQHQFPISREELEAVVATSDKKRFSFDSTGELIRANQGHSVEVDLQLEPQLPPDILYHGTGDRAVEMILQSGLHKMSRHHVHLSQDVETARKVGARHGRPVVFAIDAAAIHQAGYLFFCAENGVWLVDHIPSEYLTIL from the coding sequence ATGAACCGCGATCGCCTAGTCAAAGTCAGCAAATACCTCAGCAAACATCTCCGTCATCAACCAGAACGCCTAAATTTGGCTCTCGGTGCGGGTGGTTGGGTTGCTGTCGATGAATTGCTCACAGCCTGCGCTCAGCATCAGTTCCCAATCAGTCGTGAGGAACTAGAAGCAGTCGTGGCGACAAGTGATAAGAAGCGCTTCTCTTTCGACTCCACAGGTGAGCTAATCCGGGCCAATCAGGGTCATAGTGTGGAAGTAGATCTGCAACTAGAGCCGCAGTTGCCGCCGGATATTTTGTATCACGGGACGGGCGATCGCGCAGTAGAGATGATTCTGCAATCAGGTCTGCACAAAATGTCTCGGCATCATGTTCACCTCTCCCAGGATGTGGAAACAGCTCGAAAAGTGGGTGCTAGACACGGTCGTCCGGTGGTGTTTGCGATCGATGCAGCGGCAATACATCAAGCAGGGTATCTCTTTTTCTGTGCGGAAAATGGCGTTTGGCTGGTGGATCATATTCCATCAGAGTACTTAACGATTTTGTAG
- a CDS encoding PspC domain-containing protein: MGPALGAIAVRRSLSLRWHLLLLGICIFYGAVPLLMGWGGLALAECFSCDVDITIYKCAENPQLSDLITAMTFAPWGLMITIPSSALGVIGLVISLVLKVVSSSQGRQASPSPTAVFYRSHRHKVIAGVCTAIAQLWHLPLLGVRIATVALAVIMPILALPLYFWLWLAFPLEPQLS; this comes from the coding sequence ATGGGGCCTGCTTTGGGGGCGATCGCCGTTCGCCGCTCTCTGTCACTGCGTTGGCATTTGCTTCTGTTGGGCATTTGCATCTTCTATGGGGCTGTACCACTCCTCATGGGCTGGGGAGGATTGGCTCTGGCTGAATGCTTTAGCTGTGATGTGGACATCACGATTTACAAGTGCGCGGAAAATCCCCAACTAAGTGATTTGATCACGGCTATGACTTTTGCCCCCTGGGGTCTAATGATTACAATTCCATCCAGTGCATTGGGTGTCATAGGACTTGTGATCTCTTTAGTGCTCAAAGTGGTCAGCTCAAGTCAAGGAAGGCAAGCATCCCCAAGCCCAACTGCTGTCTTTTATCGTAGCCATCGTCATAAGGTGATTGCGGGAGTCTGTACAGCGATCGCTCAACTTTGGCACCTACCACTTCTAGGGGTCAGAATTGCTACAGTCGCTTTAGCAGTCATCATGCCGATATTGGCCCTACCGTTGTACTTCTGGTTGTGGTTGGCATTTCCGCTGGAACCCCAACTTTCATAG
- a CDS encoding GNAT family N-acetyltransferase, which produces MQLQRFQDAKQFYEHSKDYLISYEADHSLLFAITNTLVHHPKRYPFPLYLATVEVDDQVVAVAMRTPPRKLVLSKMADLQAAELIAQDIYQHQKSLPGVLSLVAEAQAFASAWEALTQQPYKVSLNLRVHQLQIVQPVAQASGYLRQATESDRDLLVQWNHDFQMEVFRTLEEDPEKMTERQIQRGVAYLWQDQAPVSLACGRPSTPHGATIGPVYTPPEHRGKGYATACVAALSQQLLEQGYHSCFLFTDLANPTSNHIYQMIGYQPVTDWRDYSFDDLA; this is translated from the coding sequence ATGCAACTCCAACGGTTTCAGGATGCCAAGCAATTTTATGAGCATAGCAAAGACTATTTGATCAGTTATGAAGCCGATCACAGCTTGCTGTTTGCCATTACTAACACTTTGGTACATCATCCCAAGCGTTATCCATTTCCGCTCTACTTGGCAACGGTAGAAGTAGATGATCAAGTTGTTGCCGTAGCAATGCGGACACCTCCGCGCAAGTTAGTGCTATCTAAGATGGCTGATTTGCAAGCTGCTGAACTAATTGCTCAAGACATCTACCAACACCAGAAGTCTTTGCCTGGAGTGCTGAGTTTAGTAGCGGAAGCGCAAGCTTTTGCCTCTGCCTGGGAGGCTTTGACACAGCAACCCTATAAAGTGTCCCTTAACCTGCGAGTGCATCAACTGCAAATAGTCCAGCCTGTCGCTCAAGCATCAGGGTATCTACGGCAGGCGACGGAGAGCGATCGCGACCTCTTGGTGCAATGGAACCATGACTTCCAGATGGAAGTATTCAGGACGCTGGAGGAAGATCCCGAGAAAATGACGGAACGCCAAATACAGCGAGGAGTGGCTTATCTCTGGCAAGACCAAGCTCCTGTTTCTCTAGCTTGTGGTCGTCCTTCAACCCCGCATGGCGCTACAATTGGCCCTGTTTACACCCCACCTGAACATCGAGGAAAAGGATATGCGACTGCCTGTGTCGCTGCCTTGAGTCAGCAACTCCTTGAGCAGGGATATCATTCCTGTTTCTTGTTCACAGATTTGGCAAATCCTACCTCTAATCACATCTATCAGATGATTGGCTATCAACCTGTGACAGACTGGCGAGATTACTCATTTGATGACCTCGCTTAG
- a CDS encoding ATP-grasp domain-containing protein — protein MQFIFCADPFDIRQPDCDYVTECEAVKSLGFQPALIDFEALVNEQNPGKAVRKVPVQPTEQMGLYRGWMLTPTQYQQLFEALAQRGVRLLNDATAYKHCHYLPESYSIIAPCTPKSVWLTLNGELDMDIVMSLLRDFGDRPLILKDFVKSRKHEWHEACYIPQASDKTVVERVVRRFLQLQETGLNEGLVFREFVDFEPLTTHSKSGMPLTQEFRLFFLDAEPVYVNKYWDEGNYAEICPPMTQFCEVAQAVQSRFFTMDVAKRLNGDWMIVELGDGQVAGLPDSADIAAFYQALSAFLT, from the coding sequence ATGCAGTTTATTTTTTGTGCTGATCCGTTTGATATTCGCCAACCTGATTGTGACTATGTGACGGAGTGCGAGGCTGTGAAGAGCCTTGGGTTTCAGCCTGCTCTGATTGACTTTGAAGCATTAGTGAATGAACAGAACCCTGGGAAAGCAGTTCGCAAGGTGCCCGTACAGCCCACCGAACAAATGGGGCTCTATCGAGGCTGGATGCTAACACCCACTCAGTATCAGCAACTATTTGAGGCACTGGCACAGCGGGGAGTTCGGTTGCTGAATGACGCGACTGCTTACAAGCATTGTCATTATTTGCCAGAGTCTTACTCCATCATTGCGCCTTGCACACCCAAATCTGTGTGGCTAACGCTCAATGGAGAATTGGACATGGATATAGTCATGTCTTTACTGCGTGATTTTGGCGATCGCCCGCTTATCCTCAAAGACTTTGTGAAATCGAGGAAACATGAATGGCATGAGGCTTGCTACATTCCGCAAGCATCCGATAAAACCGTTGTGGAACGAGTCGTACGTCGGTTTCTGCAACTCCAAGAAACAGGGTTGAATGAAGGCTTAGTGTTTCGAGAATTTGTAGACTTTGAGCCTCTAACCACCCACTCCAAAAGTGGCATGCCGCTGACTCAAGAATTTCGTCTCTTTTTCTTGGATGCTGAACCAGTTTATGTGAACAAATATTGGGATGAAGGAAATTATGCAGAAATCTGTCCACCCATGACGCAATTCTGTGAAGTGGCTCAGGCCGTACAAAGTCGTTTCTTCACAATGGATGTAGCCAAGCGCCTAAATGGTGACTGGATGATTGTAGAACTCGGTGACGGTCAAGTTGCTGGATTACCAGATAGTGCTGATATTGCTGCGTTCTATCAGGCTCTCTCAGCTTTTTTGACTTGA
- a CDS encoding carbohydrate porin: protein MPHLTLNGSDLIADSPTSVEEITKGHKYFVAGGGDGGTILELEASYYYPLNDNVAIVPAFYAIFNPNNFDSNPNIYVGNFRAQFSF from the coding sequence ATTCCTCACCTAACTCTGAACGGATCAGATTTAATAGCTGACTCACCAACAAGCGTCGAGGAAATCACCAAAGGGCATAAATATTTTGTGGCGGGTGGTGGCGATGGTGGCACCATATTGGAGTTGGAAGCTTCCTACTATTACCCTTTGAATGATAATGTGGCGATCGTTCCAGCCTTCTATGCTATCTTTAACCCTAACAATTTTGACAGTAATCCCAATATTTATGTGGGCAATTTTCGGGCACAATTTAGTTTTTAA